The Streptomyces sp. NBC_01275 genome has a segment encoding these proteins:
- a CDS encoding sirohydrochlorin chelatase: protein MNEISAQLSGRLGLGRPGLVQLGGRRRPEPPALVVVAHGSRDPRALATVRTLLDRVRALRPGLPVHLGHIELNAPLLTDTLADLDARGTTDAVLVPLLLARGYHVRRDIPEMAAAARVRTRVATPLGPHPLLVETLHTRLVEAGWRTDLTEAERRRSAVVLAAAGSRDPDSAVDTRRTARLLAQRLGVLVVPAYASTAAPAVPEALRTLAARGRDRVAVASCFTAPGRFATECADAAPWIASAPLGTHPAMADLLLHRYDQAREADGRSNAA, encoded by the coding sequence ATGAACGAGATCAGCGCACAGCTCAGCGGCCGACTCGGCCTCGGCCGGCCCGGCCTCGTTCAGCTCGGCGGCCGGCGGCGGCCCGAACCGCCCGCGCTCGTCGTCGTGGCCCACGGCAGCCGTGACCCGCGCGCGCTCGCCACCGTCCGCACGCTCCTCGACCGGGTCCGCGCGCTGCGTCCCGGCCTGCCCGTGCACCTGGGCCACATCGAGCTCAACGCGCCCCTCCTGACCGACACCCTCGCCGACCTCGACGCCCGCGGCACGACGGACGCCGTCCTGGTCCCCCTCCTCCTCGCCCGCGGCTACCACGTCAGGCGCGACATCCCCGAGATGGCCGCCGCCGCCCGGGTACGCACGCGCGTGGCCACGCCGCTCGGCCCGCACCCCCTGCTCGTGGAGACCCTGCACACACGGCTGGTCGAGGCCGGCTGGCGCACGGACCTGACGGAGGCGGAGCGCCGCAGGAGCGCGGTGGTCCTCGCGGCGGCCGGCTCCCGCGACCCGGACTCCGCGGTGGACACCCGCCGTACGGCCCGTCTGCTGGCGCAGCGCCTGGGCGTCCTCGTCGTCCCCGCCTACGCCTCCACCGCGGCCCCCGCCGTCCCCGAGGCACTGCGCACCCTGGCCGCGCGAGGCCGCGACCGGGTGGCGGTGGCCTCCTGCTTCACGGCCCCGGGCCGGTTCGCGACGGAGTGCGCCGACGCGGCCCCCTGGATCGCCTCGGCCCCCCTGGGCACCCACCCGGCGATGGCCGACCTGCTGCTGCACCGCTACGACCAGGCCCGCGAGGCGGACGGCAGGAGCAACGCCGCCTGA
- a CDS encoding APC family permease, with translation MPDSTIATSAAEPVEPAEPAESAEPAGPAESAAGAARLKRDALGTSDITFLVVSAAAPLTVMAGVAPLAVLLGGLGAPTAYLAAGAVLAVFAAGFTAMTKYVGNAGAFYAYIGRGLGRHLGLGAAALALASYNALQIGIYGLFGSAAHDTLKTLFAVDVPWPVLAFGAVAVVWYLGYRGVDIGARVLGVLLVAETAILLVLAVGVLVDGGGSGIGFASFTPSNAFAPGMGAALALAFTAFMGFESTALYREEAREPNRTIPRATYIAVGFLGLFYAFIVWAVIQAFGEAQVRGAAAAHPLDLFYVATDEFVGAWASDAMRVLIVTSVFAALLAFHNAVNRYAYALSGEGALPRVLGRTHARHKSPYAAGLLQTALAAIVVAGFAAAGADPYLKLLLWVNTPGAIGLMVLQILTAVAVFAFFVRDRRGESVLRVVVAPAVAVVLLIAATATMVTRIDLLTSASTTVNAVLLGLVPVVLVAGVAVSFARRNRDRNQNGDRNQNGDRNQNGDRNQNGDRNQDRDRNQDRDQGRSAEPASVNL, from the coding sequence ATGCCCGATTCCACGATCGCGACGTCCGCCGCCGAACCTGTCGAACCCGCAGAGCCCGCCGAGTCCGCAGAGCCCGCAGGGCCCGCCGAGTCCGCGGCGGGGGCGGCCCGCCTCAAGCGGGACGCTCTCGGCACCAGCGACATCACCTTTCTGGTGGTCTCCGCCGCCGCACCGTTGACGGTGATGGCCGGGGTCGCTCCGCTGGCCGTCCTGCTCGGCGGGCTGGGCGCCCCGACCGCCTACCTGGCGGCCGGAGCGGTGCTGGCGGTCTTCGCCGCCGGATTCACCGCGATGACGAAGTACGTGGGCAACGCCGGCGCCTTCTACGCCTACATCGGCCGGGGGCTGGGCCGGCATCTGGGGCTCGGCGCGGCCGCCCTGGCCCTGGCCTCGTACAACGCGCTCCAGATCGGCATCTACGGACTGTTCGGCTCGGCGGCGCACGACACCCTCAAGACGCTGTTCGCAGTCGACGTCCCCTGGCCCGTGCTCGCCTTCGGCGCGGTGGCCGTCGTCTGGTACCTGGGCTACCGGGGAGTCGACATCGGCGCCAGGGTCCTGGGCGTCCTGCTGGTCGCGGAGACCGCGATCCTGCTGGTGCTGGCCGTCGGCGTGCTCGTCGACGGCGGCGGCTCGGGCATCGGCTTCGCGTCCTTCACGCCCTCGAACGCCTTCGCCCCCGGCATGGGCGCGGCGCTCGCCCTGGCGTTCACGGCCTTCATGGGCTTCGAGTCGACCGCGCTCTACCGCGAGGAGGCGCGTGAACCGAACCGCACGATCCCCCGCGCCACCTACATCGCCGTGGGATTCCTCGGCCTGTTCTACGCCTTCATCGTCTGGGCCGTGATCCAGGCGTTCGGCGAGGCGCAGGTCCGCGGGGCGGCGGCCGCGCACCCCCTCGACCTGTTCTACGTCGCCACCGACGAGTTCGTCGGAGCCTGGGCCTCCGACGCGATGCGCGTCCTCATCGTCACCAGCGTCTTCGCCGCCCTGCTCGCCTTCCACAACGCCGTCAACCGCTACGCCTACGCACTGTCCGGCGAGGGCGCGCTGCCCCGGGTGCTGGGCAGGACCCACGCCCGGCACAAGTCCCCTTACGCGGCGGGCCTGTTGCAGACCGCGCTGGCCGCGATCGTGGTCGCCGGGTTCGCGGCGGCGGGCGCCGACCCCTACCTGAAGCTGCTGCTGTGGGTGAACACCCCGGGCGCCATCGGCCTCATGGTGCTCCAGATACTCACCGCGGTCGCGGTGTTCGCCTTCTTCGTGCGCGACCGGCGCGGCGAGAGCGTGCTGCGGGTGGTGGTCGCGCCCGCGGTGGCCGTCGTCCTGCTGATCGCGGCCACCGCGACCATGGTCACCAGGATCGATCTGCTGACGTCGGCCAGTACGACGGTCAACGCGGTCCTGCTCGGTCTCGTCCCCGTGGTGCTCGTCGCGGGAGTCGCCGTCTCCTTCGCCCGCCGGAACCGGGACCGGAACCAGAACGGGGACCGGAACCAGAACGGGGACCGGAACCAGAACGGGGACCGGAACCAGAACGGGGACCGGAACCAGGACCGGGACCGGAACCAGGACCGGGATCAGGGCCGGTCCGCCGAGCCCGCTTCCGTGAACCTCTAA
- a CDS encoding amidohydrolase, translating into MSASLTPRDHRGAAADLVLVGANVRTLDRARPGAGAVAVRGDVILAVGEAADVRDWRGPHTEVVDLGGATLTPGLVDAHLHPVSGLEMAVGADLSACRDLDQLRTVLAHTAARTPPGGWVRGWGLDPNVFGDRHVTTDLVEDALGGAPAYLLMFDVHSALASRRALELAGVAGPRRFADRSKVVCDAYCRPTGHLLEMAAMSLVERVIPAEPLQARRDRLRRLLSDMAATGLTGGHVMDCQGDSLDLLTALEDGDDLPLRLRIAPFCLPGADRDELEHLVRLQRRRGRDWQVGAVKFMIDGTVDGGTAWLEEPDTHGESAHSLWLDPADYTAAVHHLARAGVPTVTHAIGDAGVRHTLDTLGALPPGSPRLLHRVEHIETLAPDQVPRFAALGVIASMQPTHCTDYTRADHGDNWSQRLGDQRADRGWACRDLRESGATLALGSDWPVAPYDPRAVLAAARLRRPAGAPDAVPNQPAQALTPLMAIEGYTTHAARAAGEESRSGRIVPGHRADLTAFAVDPLTAPPDELAQADIGLTVSGGRITHRA; encoded by the coding sequence TTGTCCGCTTCGCTCACGCCCCGGGATCACCGCGGCGCCGCCGCCGACCTCGTCCTGGTGGGCGCAAACGTCCGCACGCTGGACCGCGCACGTCCCGGCGCGGGCGCGGTGGCCGTACGCGGCGACGTCATCCTGGCCGTGGGCGAGGCGGCGGACGTGAGGGACTGGCGCGGCCCGCACACGGAGGTCGTCGACCTCGGCGGCGCCACGCTCACGCCGGGCCTGGTCGACGCGCATCTGCACCCGGTCTCCGGGCTGGAGATGGCGGTCGGCGCCGATCTGTCGGCCTGCCGCGACCTCGACCAGCTGCGGACCGTACTCGCACACACGGCCGCCCGCACGCCCCCCGGCGGCTGGGTGCGCGGCTGGGGCCTGGACCCCAACGTCTTCGGCGACCGGCACGTCACCACGGACCTGGTCGAGGACGCCCTCGGCGGCGCCCCCGCCTATCTCCTGATGTTCGACGTCCACTCCGCCCTGGCAAGCCGCAGGGCACTCGAACTGGCCGGGGTCGCCGGACCTCGGCGTTTCGCGGACCGTTCCAAAGTGGTTTGCGACGCGTACTGTCGCCCCACCGGGCACCTGCTGGAAATGGCCGCGATGTCCCTGGTGGAACGTGTGATCCCGGCCGAGCCGCTCCAGGCCAGACGGGACCGGCTGCGCCGCCTGCTGTCCGACATGGCCGCCACCGGGCTGACCGGCGGGCACGTCATGGACTGCCAGGGCGACAGCCTCGACCTGCTCACCGCCCTGGAGGACGGCGACGACCTGCCCCTCCGGCTGCGGATCGCCCCCTTCTGCCTCCCCGGAGCGGACCGCGACGAACTGGAGCACCTGGTCCGGCTGCAACGCCGACGCGGCCGCGACTGGCAGGTGGGAGCCGTCAAATTCATGATCGACGGTACGGTCGACGGCGGCACCGCCTGGCTGGAGGAGCCCGACACGCACGGGGAGTCCGCGCACAGCCTGTGGCTCGACCCCGCCGACTACACCGCCGCCGTCCATCACCTCGCCCGCGCCGGCGTACCGACCGTCACCCACGCCATCGGCGACGCGGGCGTACGCCACACCCTCGACACGCTCGGCGCCCTTCCCCCCGGATCGCCGCGCCTCCTGCATCGTGTCGAGCACATCGAGACGCTCGCCCCGGACCAGGTCCCGCGGTTCGCAGCCCTGGGCGTCATCGCCTCCATGCAGCCCACCCACTGCACCGACTACACCCGCGCCGACCACGGCGACAACTGGTCGCAACGGCTCGGCGACCAGCGCGCCGATCGCGGATGGGCCTGCCGCGACCTGCGTGAGTCCGGAGCGACGCTGGCTCTCGGCTCGGACTGGCCGGTCGCCCCGTACGACCCGCGCGCCGTCCTGGCCGCCGCCCGGCTCCGCCGCCCCGCGGGAGCCCCGGACGCCGTCCCCAACCAGCCGGCGCAGGCGCTCACCCCGCTGATGGCCATCGAGGGCTACACCACCCACGCGGCACGCGCGGCCGGTGAGGAGTCCCGCTCCGGCCGTATCGTCCCCGGCCACCGCGCCGACCTGACGGCCTTCGCCGTCGACCCCCTCACCGCACCGCCCGACGAACTCGCCCAGGCCGACATCGGACTCACCGTGTCCGGCGGCCGGATCACCCACCGGGCCTGA
- a CDS encoding MFS transporter, whose amino-acid sequence METLESRNPRRWWILLVLCLSTVVLTIDSMALTVAVPSMTEDIGASAQDTQWILDSYILVFAGLLLTSGSLGDRFGRRKVMLIGLALFGAASLAATLCTSPGEVIAVRTAMGVGGALIMPSTLSILITVFDEEERGKAMAAWGSVSMLGLVGSPVLGGVLIDHFSWHSIFFVNVPVVVLALVAGVVLMPESRAPWQKPDPLGAVLSAVGMTALVWWIIELPQHGAFGDRSAVTLVVAVAALTGFVVWENVASSPMVPLVLFKHRNFSGGSLSLALVQIGNGGLLLVLTQYLQFVLGYSPVKAGLAFLPLAIAALIGNGVGVKLAARIGNRLLILSGMLVMVACFGLLTTVDADSGFTVPAISLGLLGLGAGLAMPAAVGALMGTIPADKAGVGSALNDTVQQAGTALGIAILGSLLTSGFAAEMPADAPESARQSIGGALAAAGEDEGLIRSAREAFTTSMTTTFTVSAIGVLAAAILATLVMRDREPEQPGEAQEAADRDRDRDPEPAA is encoded by the coding sequence ATGGAAACCCTGGAAAGCCGCAATCCCCGCCGCTGGTGGATCCTCCTCGTGCTCTGCCTGAGCACGGTGGTCCTGACGATCGACAGCATGGCGCTGACGGTGGCGGTGCCCTCGATGACCGAGGACATCGGCGCGAGCGCCCAGGACACCCAGTGGATCCTCGACTCCTACATCCTGGTCTTCGCGGGCCTCCTGCTCACCTCGGGCAGCCTCGGCGACCGGTTCGGCCGACGGAAGGTGATGCTGATCGGCCTGGCGCTCTTCGGGGCCGCCTCACTGGCCGCGACGCTCTGCACCAGCCCCGGCGAGGTGATCGCCGTACGCACCGCGATGGGCGTCGGCGGGGCGCTGATCATGCCGTCCACCCTGTCGATCCTCATCACCGTCTTCGACGAGGAGGAGCGCGGCAAGGCGATGGCGGCCTGGGGTTCGGTGTCGATGCTGGGACTGGTCGGCAGCCCGGTGCTGGGCGGGGTGCTGATCGACCACTTCTCCTGGCACTCGATCTTCTTCGTGAACGTCCCGGTCGTCGTCCTGGCCCTCGTCGCGGGCGTGGTCCTGATGCCGGAGTCCCGGGCGCCCTGGCAGAAGCCGGACCCGCTGGGCGCGGTGCTGTCCGCGGTCGGCATGACCGCGCTGGTGTGGTGGATCATCGAGCTTCCGCAGCACGGCGCGTTCGGCGACCGCTCGGCCGTCACCCTCGTCGTGGCCGTCGCCGCCCTGACCGGCTTCGTGGTCTGGGAGAACGTCGCCTCCTCCCCCATGGTCCCGCTGGTCCTCTTCAAGCACCGCAACTTCAGCGGCGGTTCGCTCTCCCTGGCCCTGGTCCAGATCGGCAACGGCGGTCTGCTGCTGGTCCTCACGCAGTACCTGCAGTTCGTCCTCGGCTACTCCCCCGTCAAGGCCGGTCTCGCCTTCCTGCCCCTGGCCATCGCGGCCCTGATCGGCAACGGCGTCGGCGTGAAGCTGGCGGCAAGGATCGGCAACCGGCTCCTGATCCTCTCCGGCATGCTCGTGATGGTCGCCTGCTTCGGCCTTCTGACGACGGTCGACGCCGACTCCGGCTTCACCGTCCCGGCCATCTCCCTCGGCCTGCTCGGTCTGGGCGCGGGCCTGGCGATGCCGGCCGCCGTCGGCGCGCTGATGGGCACCATCCCCGCGGACAAGGCGGGCGTCGGCTCGGCCCTGAACGACACCGTCCAGCAGGCCGGCACCGCCCTCGGCATCGCGATCCTCGGCTCCCTGCTGACCAGCGGCTTCGCCGCCGAGATGCCCGCCGACGCCCCCGAGTCGGCTCGTCAGTCGATCGGCGGCGCGCTGGCCGCGGCCGGTGAGGACGAGGGCCTGATCCGGTCCGCCCGGGAGGCCTTCACCACCTCGATGACGACGACCTTCACGGTCAGCGCGATCGGCGTCCTGGCGGCGGCGATACTCGCGACGCTGGTCATGCGGGACCGTGAGCCCGAGCAGCCGGGCGAGGCCCAGGAGGCGGCGGACCGGGACCGGGACCGGGATCCGGAGCCGGCCGCCTGA
- a CDS encoding TetR/AcrR family transcriptional regulator, with the protein MAAKANPNNPHSPTNPKNPKSPKPVPSVWTRQEREPDQPSLSRDAIVREAVAMLDAEGIEALSMRKLGARLNAGATSLYRHVATKDELMELAVDEVAAETRVPPADGSDWRAGVTEAARSFRVTVLRHPWLASVLGQAGLVYLGPNLMAYTERLAALFSAAGFTEPGREIEPLLSYVIGISTTEAAWLTTVARSGESEAEFVARLMPAARQAAAPFEHLADEYTAETADPAALRDAKFAYGLEVVLDGLALRLPPSDS; encoded by the coding sequence ATGGCCGCCAAGGCGAACCCGAACAACCCGCATAGCCCGACGAACCCGAAGAACCCGAAGAGCCCGAAGCCCGTCCCCTCCGTATGGACCCGCCAGGAGCGCGAACCCGACCAGCCCTCCCTCAGCCGGGACGCGATCGTCCGCGAGGCCGTCGCCATGCTGGACGCCGAGGGCATCGAGGCGCTGAGCATGCGCAAACTCGGCGCTCGCCTCAACGCCGGCGCGACCTCCCTCTACCGGCACGTCGCCACCAAGGACGAGCTGATGGAGCTGGCCGTGGACGAGGTCGCCGCCGAGACCCGCGTACCGCCCGCCGACGGCTCCGACTGGCGGGCCGGCGTCACCGAGGCCGCGCGGTCGTTCCGCGTCACGGTGCTACGGCACCCCTGGCTCGCCTCGGTCCTCGGCCAGGCCGGTCTCGTCTATCTCGGGCCGAACCTGATGGCGTACACCGAGCGCCTCGCCGCCCTGTTCAGCGCGGCCGGCTTCACCGAGCCGGGCCGGGAGATCGAGCCGCTGCTCAGCTACGTCATCGGCATCAGCACCACCGAGGCGGCCTGGCTCACCACGGTCGCCCGTTCCGGCGAGAGCGAGGCCGAGTTCGTCGCCCGACTCATGCCCGCGGCCCGTCAGGCCGCCGCGCCCTTCGAGCACCTCGCCGACGAGTACACCGCAGAGACCGCCGACCCGGCCGCCCTGCGCGACGCCAAGTTCGCCTACGGCCTGGAGGTCGTCCTGGACGGCCTCGCGCTCCGCCTGCCGCCGTCGGACAGCTGA
- a CDS encoding vancomycin high temperature exclusion protein, with translation MNIRRPRLPRTRAGQRRLVQAVMAASVLALLPATWLYVSTADRLGTTADAPRAEVAVVFGAGLWNGEPSPYLAHRLDAAATLYRAGRVSVVLVTGDNSRKDYDEPDAMRGYLTKHGVPDARIVSDYAGFDTWDSCVRAKKIFGVDRAVLISQGFHIRRAVALCEAAGVDSYGVGVDAKHDVTWYYGGTREIFAAGKAALDAVFEPDPHFLGPKEPGVRRALAAGAE, from the coding sequence ATGAACATCCGTCGACCGCGGCTGCCGCGCACGCGTGCCGGGCAGCGGCGGCTGGTGCAGGCCGTGATGGCGGCGAGCGTGCTCGCACTGCTGCCCGCCACCTGGCTCTACGTCTCCACGGCGGACCGGCTGGGCACGACCGCCGACGCGCCGCGCGCCGAGGTCGCCGTCGTCTTCGGCGCGGGCCTGTGGAACGGCGAGCCGTCGCCGTATCTCGCGCACCGGCTGGACGCGGCGGCGACGCTGTACCGGGCGGGCCGGGTCTCGGTCGTCCTGGTCACCGGAGACAACAGCCGCAAGGACTACGACGAGCCGGACGCCATGCGCGGCTATCTGACGAAGCACGGCGTCCCGGACGCGCGGATCGTCAGCGACTACGCCGGTTTCGACACCTGGGACTCCTGCGTCCGGGCGAAGAAGATCTTCGGCGTCGACCGGGCCGTCCTGATCAGCCAGGGCTTCCACATCCGGCGGGCCGTCGCGCTGTGCGAGGCGGCGGGGGTCGACTCGTACGGGGTCGGGGTCGACGCCAAACATGACGTGACCTGGTACTACGGGGGCACTCGGGAGATCTTCGCGGCGGGCAAGGCGGCGCTGGACGCGGTGTTCGAACCGGACCCGCACTTCCTGGGGCCGAAGGAGCCGGGGGTGCGGCGGGCGTTGGCCGCCGGCGCCGAGTGA
- a CDS encoding TetR/AcrR family transcriptional regulator C-terminal domain-containing protein, translated as MARPRSPILDQDRIAAAALALVDKRGDFTMPELARQLGVQPSSLYHHVEGRTGVIELIRVRVGQAVDTTALDLPVWEEALAAWARSYRSAFAAHPRAIPLLATETVRAVDAVTMYERALGLMERAGFTGHAGLTALNTLENFILGSALDLAAPATMWDTVDSADTPRLSTALAAAPESGDRADQAFELGLTGLIAYFKHLAPTHP; from the coding sequence ATGGCCCGACCGAGATCCCCGATCCTGGACCAGGACCGCATCGCCGCCGCCGCGCTCGCGCTCGTCGACAAGCGCGGCGACTTCACGATGCCGGAGCTGGCACGGCAGTTGGGCGTACAGCCCTCCTCCCTCTACCACCACGTGGAGGGCCGCACCGGAGTCATCGAGCTGATACGCGTCCGGGTGGGACAGGCCGTCGACACCACCGCGCTCGACCTGCCGGTATGGGAGGAGGCCCTCGCGGCCTGGGCCCGCTCCTACCGCTCCGCGTTCGCCGCGCACCCCCGCGCCATCCCGCTGCTCGCCACGGAGACGGTACGGGCGGTCGACGCGGTGACGATGTACGAGAGGGCGCTCGGGCTGATGGAGCGCGCCGGCTTCACCGGACACGCCGGACTGACCGCGCTCAACACCCTCGAGAACTTCATCCTCGGCTCGGCCCTCGACCTCGCCGCACCGGCGACGATGTGGGACACGGTCGACTCCGCCGACACCCCTCGGCTGTCCACGGCGCTGGCCGCGGCTCCCGAGAGCGGCGACCGCGCGGACCAGGCGTTCGAACTAGGCCTCACCGGCCTCATCGCCTACTTCAAGCACCTGGCCCCCACCCACCCCTGA
- a CDS encoding DUF6215 domain-containing protein, with the protein MAEEVGVSEKSPNAWGQAVMAVVLVGALAGGLWVIQKNSAEGASAAADEPASCSNDKDAKPSAKRISGAQLCKALNRTDLSWLLGTPREKAQTAHGSESSVKLAGGTEIATPEATVTFETYSVKLSRSYDGFPVADMADLLGGTAQKKTIAGHPAVLYSDRTIALSFDLGGSGKASTGPGGIARSLIVAPDAKDGGGSYELAIWRQDDVVPDDAALLSVAERVLPTIPGWTTG; encoded by the coding sequence ATGGCAGAGGAAGTCGGCGTATCGGAGAAGAGCCCGAACGCGTGGGGGCAGGCCGTCATGGCGGTGGTGCTGGTCGGGGCGCTCGCGGGCGGGCTGTGGGTCATCCAGAAGAACTCCGCCGAGGGCGCGAGCGCGGCCGCCGACGAGCCGGCCTCCTGCTCGAACGACAAAGACGCCAAGCCGTCGGCGAAGCGCATATCCGGAGCTCAGCTCTGCAAGGCGCTCAACCGCACGGACCTGTCGTGGCTCCTCGGCACGCCCCGGGAGAAGGCGCAGACCGCCCACGGCAGCGAGAGCTCGGTCAAGCTGGCCGGTGGCACCGAGATCGCCACCCCCGAGGCGACCGTCACCTTCGAGACGTACTCCGTGAAGCTCTCCCGCTCCTACGACGGTTTCCCGGTCGCCGACATGGCCGATCTGCTGGGCGGCACCGCGCAGAAGAAGACGATCGCCGGCCACCCGGCGGTCCTCTACTCGGACCGGACCATCGCCCTCAGCTTCGACCTCGGCGGCAGCGGCAAGGCCAGCACCGGCCCCGGCGGCATCGCCCGCAGCCTGATCGTCGCCCCGGACGCCAAGGACGGCGGCGGCTCCTACGAACTCGCCATCTGGCGCCAGGACGACGTGGTCCCCGACGACGCGGCGCTGCTGAGCGTGGCGGAGCGGGTGCTGCCGACGATTCCGGGGTGGACGACCGGCTGA